Proteins encoded in a region of the Nonomuraea helvata genome:
- a CDS encoding DUF4126 domain-containing protein: MFAALTGLGLSTAAGLNAYIPLLVVGVLANLTDAVKLPDGYSWLSNWGVLAVIAVLLVAEFVLDKVPAVDSVNDTIQTVVRPAAGGVVFSATSAAAELDHSTWMTEHPWAGWLLGIVMALAVHAIKATARPMINVGTAGVGAPVVSTIEDAGSFGMSVVAVFAPVLVIVALLALAVLAWWAIRRVRRFRARRQAARRQL, translated from the coding sequence ATGTTCGCCGCATTGACCGGCCTGGGGCTGTCCACGGCCGCCGGGCTGAACGCCTACATCCCACTCCTGGTCGTGGGCGTCCTGGCCAATCTCACGGACGCCGTGAAGCTCCCCGACGGCTACTCCTGGCTGTCCAACTGGGGCGTGCTCGCCGTGATCGCCGTCCTGCTGGTGGCCGAGTTCGTCCTGGACAAGGTGCCCGCCGTGGACAGCGTCAACGACACCATCCAGACCGTGGTCCGCCCGGCGGCTGGCGGCGTGGTCTTCTCCGCCACGAGCGCCGCGGCCGAGCTGGACCACTCCACCTGGATGACCGAGCACCCATGGGCCGGCTGGCTGCTGGGCATCGTGATGGCGCTGGCCGTACACGCGATCAAGGCCACCGCCCGTCCGATGATCAACGTCGGTACGGCGGGCGTGGGCGCCCCGGTGGTGAGCACGATTGAGGACGCGGGCTCGTTCGGCATGAGCGTGGTCGCCGTCTTCGCCCCCGTGCTGGTGATCGTCGCGCTGCTCGCGCTCGCCGTGCTGGCGTGGTGGGCGATCAGACGGGTACGCCGCTTCCGCGCCCGCAGGCAGGCGGCACGCCGTCAGCTCTGA
- a CDS encoding alpha/beta hydrolase: MPYADVGGDIRLFYTDDGEGPPLLLVHGWGADSHQWSWHIDALAAAHRVVAVDLRGHGYSSVPDDGNTPRMMAEDLSVLLGILGVPQVVAVGHSMGAQVVSILAVEHPELVRGLVAVDPGYGMTDRVASRFPKTIAGLRGEHPHAAAERIDKWCTNAGTPPVIRRWHKRRLYGMPPHVLAQAFEAMFTAPDAIGVRPASDDYLARRRCPVLSIWSDQEQASWESGLLKDPASKVVCWEGASHRLHEERPGEFVDLVEEWLGAQS; the protein is encoded by the coding sequence ATGCCGTACGCGGACGTGGGTGGAGATATCCGGCTCTTCTACACCGATGACGGGGAAGGGCCGCCGTTGCTGCTCGTCCACGGGTGGGGCGCCGACTCCCACCAGTGGTCCTGGCACATCGACGCGCTGGCCGCCGCCCACCGGGTGGTCGCCGTCGACCTGCGCGGGCACGGCTACTCGTCCGTCCCGGATGACGGCAACACCCCGCGCATGATGGCCGAGGACCTGAGCGTTCTCCTGGGCATCCTCGGCGTCCCCCAGGTGGTCGCCGTCGGGCACTCGATGGGCGCCCAGGTCGTGTCCATCCTCGCCGTCGAGCACCCCGAGCTCGTGCGCGGCCTCGTCGCCGTCGATCCCGGCTACGGCATGACGGACAGGGTCGCCTCCCGCTTCCCGAAGACGATCGCGGGCCTGCGCGGCGAGCACCCCCACGCCGCTGCCGAGCGGATCGACAAGTGGTGCACGAACGCCGGCACGCCCCCGGTCATCAGGCGCTGGCACAAGCGCAGGCTGTACGGCATGCCGCCGCACGTGCTGGCGCAGGCGTTCGAGGCCATGTTCACGGCTCCCGACGCCATCGGCGTACGCCCGGCCAGCGACGACTACCTGGCGCGCAGGCGCTGCCCCGTGCTGTCGATCTGGTCGGACCAGGAACAGGCGAGCTGGGAGTCGGGTCTGCTCAAGGACCCCGCGTCCAAGGTCGTGTGCTGGGAGGGCGCCAGCCACCGGCTGCACGAGGAGCGCCCCGGCGAGTTCGTGGACCTGGTGGAGGAGTGGCTGGGCGCTCAGAGCTGA
- a CDS encoding Uma2 family endonuclease gives MTTAFPEWFYPGPPGGWTADMLDHLPPDAPRHVELIDGSLIMMSPQTAFHMYAVRLFENQLNPPEDLAVVREMTVTLGLRQRPEPDVLLVRRSAIGDETTSYKPEDVHLVVEVTSAESLERDRTTKPIKYSNAGIRYFWRVEKEGGLPVVYTFELEPAVKAYVPTGIHHKRLRTDIGFEVDIDLYLEWPPRSGQ, from the coding sequence ATGACCACGGCCTTTCCTGAGTGGTTCTACCCCGGCCCACCCGGCGGCTGGACCGCCGACATGCTCGATCACCTTCCCCCCGACGCGCCCCGGCACGTCGAACTGATCGATGGGTCGCTCATCATGATGTCGCCGCAGACCGCCTTCCATATGTATGCGGTTCGCCTGTTCGAGAATCAACTCAATCCTCCGGAGGATCTCGCAGTCGTTCGCGAGATGACGGTGACTCTCGGACTGCGCCAGCGGCCCGAACCGGATGTCCTCCTGGTCAGAAGGTCTGCGATCGGCGATGAGACAACCTCCTATAAACCGGAGGACGTGCATCTGGTGGTCGAAGTGACATCAGCCGAGTCGCTGGAGAGAGACCGGACCACCAAACCAATCAAATACTCGAATGCCGGCATCAGGTACTTCTGGCGCGTGGAAAAGGAAGGCGGCCTGCCAGTGGTGTACACATTCGAGCTCGAGCCGGCAGTCAAGGCCTACGTTCCCACTGGCATCCATCACAAGCGGCTTCGGACCGACATCGGGTTCGAGGTGGACATCGACCTCTATCTGGAATGGCCGCCTCGCAGCGGTCAGTAA
- a CDS encoding serine protein kinase RIO produces MPKHSQHRTRGKNALDADDIEWLENTPETDDGPPEGDRWSTWDQSTPTEKGPRPYPGWLVTELAAVDTEYGVLKTGKEADVHLISRGVPGTDRVCLLAAKRYRSSDHRLFHRDSGYLEGRRTRESRMNRAMANRTAFGKQVIAAQWAVAEFSALCRLWELGVPVPYPVQIVETEILQEFIGTDDGYAAPRLAQVSEGLDDLWEQLVAAMVTLAREGLAHGDLSPYNLLVHDGRLVIIDLPQIVDVIAHPTGPSFLDRDANNVATWFAAKGVPTADPDSLAALLRKEAGLTP; encoded by the coding sequence GTGCCGAAGCACTCGCAACACCGCACCCGTGGCAAGAACGCCCTCGACGCCGACGACATCGAGTGGCTGGAGAACACCCCCGAGACCGACGACGGGCCGCCCGAGGGTGACCGCTGGTCCACCTGGGACCAGAGCACACCGACGGAGAAGGGGCCCAGGCCGTACCCCGGCTGGCTGGTCACCGAGCTGGCCGCCGTCGACACCGAGTACGGCGTGCTCAAGACCGGCAAGGAAGCCGACGTCCACCTGATCTCCCGGGGCGTGCCCGGCACGGACCGGGTCTGCCTGCTGGCCGCCAAGCGCTACCGTTCTTCCGACCACCGGCTCTTCCACCGCGACTCCGGCTACCTGGAGGGCCGCAGGACCCGCGAGAGCCGCATGAACCGCGCCATGGCCAACCGCACGGCGTTCGGCAAGCAGGTGATCGCCGCCCAGTGGGCGGTGGCCGAGTTCTCGGCCCTGTGCCGGCTGTGGGAGCTGGGGGTTCCCGTGCCGTACCCGGTGCAGATCGTCGAGACCGAGATCCTGCAGGAGTTCATCGGGACGGACGACGGGTACGCGGCGCCGCGGCTGGCCCAGGTGTCCGAGGGCCTGGACGATCTATGGGAGCAGCTCGTGGCGGCCATGGTCACGCTGGCCAGGGAGGGGCTGGCCCATGGCGACCTGTCGCCGTACAACCTGCTGGTCCATGACGGGAGGCTGGTGATCATCGACCTGCCGCAGATCGTGGACGTGATCGCGCACCCGACCGGCCCGTCCTTCCTCGATCGGGATGCGAACAACGTCGCCACCTGGTTCGCCGCCAAGGGCGTCCCGACCGCGGACCCGGACTCCCTCGCCGCCCTCCTCCGCAAGGAGGCCGGGCTGACCCCGTGA
- a CDS encoding alpha/beta hydrolase, producing the protein MHDAIVHPNGARIRWVELPGADPARVYVHGLGATSAPYYAEVATHPLLPRKRSLLIDLLGFGISDRPGDFPYTLEAHSDTLAEALRKAGVAGSSMIAHSMGGAVAIVLAARHPELVANLVLVDANLDPYPPSVVQPGSSGIASYTEEEFVSQGWKEVRDRVGPHWWSTMRLADLRGLHRTAVSLAAGTTPTMREILKTLPIPRAFLHPESDPPRDAEGLRASGVQVAAIPESGHNIMLDNPEAFVRTLATLLP; encoded by the coding sequence ATGCACGATGCCATCGTTCACCCCAACGGCGCCCGCATACGCTGGGTCGAGCTGCCAGGGGCCGATCCGGCGCGGGTCTACGTTCACGGGCTCGGCGCCACCTCGGCCCCCTACTACGCGGAGGTCGCCACCCACCCGCTCCTCCCCCGGAAGCGTTCCCTCCTGATCGACCTGCTCGGCTTCGGCATCAGTGACCGGCCGGGCGACTTCCCCTACACCCTCGAGGCCCACTCCGACACCCTGGCCGAGGCGTTGCGCAAGGCCGGGGTCGCCGGATCGTCGATGATCGCCCACAGCATGGGCGGCGCGGTGGCGATCGTCCTGGCCGCACGCCATCCGGAGCTGGTCGCGAACCTGGTCCTCGTGGACGCCAACCTCGACCCGTATCCGCCCTCCGTCGTCCAGCCGGGCAGCAGCGGGATCGCGAGCTACACCGAGGAGGAGTTCGTGTCGCAGGGGTGGAAGGAGGTACGCGACCGCGTGGGCCCCCACTGGTGGTCGACGATGCGGCTCGCGGACCTGCGCGGACTCCACCGCACGGCGGTCAGCCTGGCCGCCGGCACCACGCCCACCATGCGCGAAATCCTCAAGACGCTCCCCATCCCCCGCGCCTTCCTCCATCCGGAGAGCGACCCGCCCAGGGACGCCGAGGGCCTGCGGGCGAGCGGCGTCCAGGTCGCCGCGATCCCGGAGTCGGGGCACAACATCATGCTCGACAACCCCGAAGCCTTCGTCCGCACCCTGGCCACCCTCCTTCCCTAG
- a CDS encoding cupin domain-containing protein: protein MSYPEPRYLGESGEHSGVLRTVDTPPDLSMASGTQVHYLGTGGSTNGAFGLYRWEMGPRPGGPGAHFHRTMTESFYVLSGTIRLYNGEKWTDARPGDFLYVPEGGVHAFRNESGEPASMLILFTPGAPREAYFEELADIAGTGRELTPEEWTELYLRHDQYMV, encoded by the coding sequence ATGTCCTACCCCGAGCCTCGTTACCTGGGAGAGTCCGGCGAACACAGCGGCGTCCTGCGCACGGTCGACACCCCGCCCGACCTGTCGATGGCCAGCGGCACGCAGGTGCACTACCTCGGCACGGGCGGCTCGACGAACGGCGCGTTCGGCCTGTACCGATGGGAGATGGGCCCGCGCCCGGGCGGCCCTGGCGCGCACTTCCACCGCACGATGACCGAATCGTTCTACGTGCTGTCCGGCACCATCCGGCTCTACAACGGCGAGAAGTGGACCGACGCCAGGCCCGGCGACTTCCTGTACGTGCCCGAGGGCGGCGTGCACGCCTTCCGCAACGAATCGGGCGAACCCGCCTCGATGCTGATCCTCTTTACCCCCGGCGCGCCCCGCGAGGCGTACTTCGAGGAGCTCGCCGACATCGCCGGCACCGGCCGCGAGCTCACCCCCGAGGAGTGGACGGAGCTGTATCTGCGCCACGACCAGTACATGGTCTGA
- a CDS encoding metalloregulator ArsR/SmtB family transcription factor — translation MSEFPEEPIYQQLARVGKALASPVRLRLLDVLDQRESTVEELAHAAGVALKNTSAQLQHLRAARLVTSRKEGTRVYYRLADERVSRFLGELQEFADERLADLRETVRARLGSLDGVTADELASRLTDPGTVVVDVRPATDYAAGHLPGAISLPLAELRERLDELPGQARIVAYCGGPYCAVSSEAVRILSEHGYDAGTLDGGYLGWRRRERPLER, via the coding sequence ATGTCCGAGTTCCCGGAGGAGCCGATCTACCAGCAGCTGGCCCGTGTCGGCAAGGCCCTGGCCAGCCCGGTGCGGTTGCGCCTGCTGGACGTGCTCGACCAGCGTGAGAGCACGGTCGAGGAACTGGCCCACGCGGCGGGAGTCGCGCTCAAGAACACGTCGGCCCAGCTCCAGCACCTGCGTGCCGCCCGCCTGGTGACCAGCAGGAAAGAGGGCACCAGGGTCTACTACCGGCTGGCGGACGAGCGGGTGTCGCGCTTCCTGGGAGAACTGCAGGAGTTCGCGGACGAGCGGCTGGCCGATCTGCGCGAGACCGTACGGGCGCGACTCGGCTCTCTGGATGGCGTGACCGCAGACGAGCTGGCCTCCCGTCTGACCGATCCCGGCACGGTGGTCGTGGACGTGCGCCCCGCCACCGACTACGCGGCGGGGCACCTGCCAGGGGCGATCTCACTGCCCCTGGCAGAGCTGCGCGAACGCCTGGACGAGCTGCCAGGACAGGCGCGGATCGTGGCGTACTGCGGCGGGCCGTACTGCGCGGTGTCCTCAGAGGCCGTACGCATCCTGAGCGAACACGGCTACGACGCCGGCACCCTCGATGGCGGCTATCTCGGCTGGCGACGCCGCGAAAGACCACTGGAACGGTGA
- the uvrB gene encoding excinuclease ABC subunit UvrB translates to MRPVTDLQRKVAPFEVVTEMTPSGDQPTAIAELERRVKAGEKDSVLLGATGTGKTASIAWLIERLQRPALVMQPNKTLAAQFANELREMLPNNAVEYFVSYYDYYQPEAYVPQSDTYIEKDSSINDEVERLRHSATNSLLTRRDTIVVASVSCIYGLGTPQEYVDRMARLRVGMDIDRDQLLRRLVDMQYTRNDLAFTRGTFRVRGDTIEIIPKYEELAVRIEMFGDEIEKLSTMHPLTGEVITEDEELYIFPASHYVAGEARMAAAVAGIEAELAGRLEELERQGKLLEAQRLRMRTTYDIEMMRQIGTCSGIENYSRHMDGREPGSAPNTLLDYFPEDFLLVLDESHQTVPQIGAMYEGDASRKRTLVDHGFRLPSALDNRPLKWEEFLERIGQTVYLSATPGPYELGRVKGEVVEQVIRPTGLVDPEIVVKPTKGQIDDLVHEIRERAERDERVLVTTLTKKMAEDLTDYLLELGIRVRYLHSEVDTLRRIELLRELRTGEFDVLVGINLLREGLDLPEVSLVAILDADKEGFLRSETSLIQTIGRAARNVSGQVHMYADKVTPSMERAIDETNRRRAKQIAYNQANGIDPQPLRKKIADILDSLQREDADTDRLLGGGRQQSRGKAPVPGFGPRQAGQHAKAIAGEMPRAQMESLIESLTEQMHQSAADLQFEVAARLRDEIKELKRELRDMREAGVK, encoded by the coding sequence ATGCGACCGGTCACAGATTTGCAGCGGAAGGTGGCGCCGTTCGAAGTCGTCACCGAGATGACTCCCTCCGGCGACCAGCCGACGGCCATCGCCGAGCTGGAGCGCCGCGTCAAGGCCGGGGAGAAGGACAGCGTGCTGCTGGGCGCCACCGGCACCGGCAAGACGGCCTCCATCGCGTGGCTCATCGAGCGGCTGCAGCGGCCCGCCCTGGTCATGCAGCCCAACAAGACGCTCGCCGCGCAGTTCGCCAACGAGCTGCGGGAGATGCTGCCCAACAACGCGGTCGAATATTTCGTTTCTTATTACGATTATTACCAGCCGGAGGCGTACGTCCCGCAGAGCGACACGTACATCGAGAAGGACTCCTCGATCAACGACGAGGTCGAGCGGCTGCGCCACTCGGCGACCAACTCGCTGCTCACCCGCCGTGACACCATCGTGGTCGCCTCCGTGTCGTGCATCTACGGCCTGGGCACGCCGCAGGAATACGTCGACCGCATGGCCAGGCTCCGCGTCGGCATGGACATCGACCGCGACCAGCTCCTGCGCCGCCTGGTCGACATGCAGTACACGCGTAACGACCTGGCCTTCACGCGGGGCACGTTCCGGGTTCGGGGCGACACGATCGAGATCATCCCGAAGTACGAAGAGCTGGCCGTGCGCATCGAGATGTTCGGCGACGAGATCGAGAAGCTCTCGACCATGCATCCGCTGACCGGCGAGGTCATCACGGAGGACGAGGAGCTCTACATCTTCCCCGCCTCCCACTACGTCGCGGGCGAGGCGCGCATGGCCGCCGCCGTGGCGGGCATCGAGGCGGAGCTCGCCGGGCGGCTGGAGGAGCTGGAGCGCCAGGGCAAGCTGCTGGAGGCGCAGCGGCTGCGGATGCGCACGACGTACGACATCGAGATGATGCGGCAGATCGGCACCTGTTCCGGCATCGAGAACTACTCGCGCCACATGGACGGGCGCGAGCCCGGCAGCGCGCCCAACACGCTGCTCGACTACTTCCCCGAGGACTTCCTCCTCGTCCTCGACGAGTCCCACCAGACCGTGCCGCAGATCGGCGCCATGTACGAAGGCGACGCCTCGCGCAAGCGCACGCTGGTCGACCACGGGTTCCGGTTGCCGTCGGCGCTCGACAACCGGCCGCTGAAGTGGGAGGAGTTCCTCGAGCGCATCGGGCAGACGGTCTACCTGTCGGCCACGCCGGGGCCGTACGAGCTGGGGCGGGTCAAGGGCGAGGTCGTCGAGCAGGTCATCCGCCCGACCGGCCTGGTCGACCCCGAGATCGTGGTCAAGCCGACCAAGGGGCAGATCGACGACCTGGTCCACGAGATCCGCGAGCGGGCCGAGCGCGACGAGCGCGTGCTGGTCACGACGCTGACCAAGAAGATGGCCGAAGACCTGACCGACTACCTCCTGGAGCTCGGCATCCGGGTGCGCTACCTGCACAGCGAGGTCGACACGCTGCGCCGCATCGAGCTGCTGCGGGAGCTGCGCACGGGCGAGTTCGACGTGCTCGTCGGCATCAACCTGCTCCGCGAGGGCCTCGACCTGCCCGAGGTGTCGCTGGTGGCCATCCTCGACGCCGACAAGGAGGGCTTCCTGCGCTCGGAGACGTCGCTGATCCAGACCATCGGCCGCGCCGCCCGTAACGTGTCCGGCCAGGTCCACATGTACGCCGACAAGGTCACGCCCTCCATGGAGCGGGCGATCGACGAGACCAACCGGCGGCGGGCCAAGCAGATCGCCTACAACCAGGCCAACGGCATCGACCCGCAGCCGCTGCGCAAGAAGATCGCCGACATCCTCGACTCGCTGCAGCGCGAGGACGCCGACACCGACCGCCTGCTCGGCGGCGGCCGGCAGCAGTCGCGCGGCAAGGCCCCGGTGCCCGGCTTCGGTCCCCGGCAGGCCGGCCAGCACGCCAAGGCGATCGCGGGCGAGATGCCGCGGGCGCAGATGGAGTCCCTGATCGAGTCGCTGACCGAGCAGATGCACCAGTCGGCCGCCGACCTGCAGTTCGAGGTGGCGGCCCGGTTGCGCGACGAGATCAAGGAGCTCAAGCGCGAGCTGCGCGACATGCGCGAGGCGGGGGTGAAGTGA
- a CDS encoding helix-turn-helix transcriptional regulator, translating to MSETVYNRIALLRAERGVTRRQLSDALGVHYQTVGYLERGEYSPSLHLALRIAEYFEVPVEVVFSTTPFPRIGERSA from the coding sequence ATGAGTGAGACCGTCTACAACCGCATCGCGCTGCTGCGCGCCGAACGCGGCGTCACCCGCAGGCAGCTCTCCGACGCTCTGGGCGTGCACTACCAGACCGTCGGCTACCTGGAGCGCGGCGAATACAGCCCGAGCCTCCACCTGGCGCTGCGGATAGCGGAGTACTTCGAGGTGCCGGTGGAGGTCGTCTTCTCCACCACCCCGTTCCCGCGCATAGGCGAGCGCTCGGCCTGA
- a CDS encoding SPFH domain-containing protein, giving the protein MSRPREALIQAGQGMAQAVAQGGDVRQAMGQAVGQFVDQAGQLAGQARGFALNPHDFAAARDGGVSVGTVIEARTASLNEAGEIVNRSFTENGMHVISPVVIPKGTTAKVIVPLGILVVLGLIGALGNVIPNTDLIFGPHYWVVLVLAAAFLWWRRSVVMVPEGCKALITKFGKLVHIADPGRVTLFNPWKRVSYIVNTTREYPFNAPISEAPTQQGVKASVDLFLQFRIENPAEFIFVLGSVSGFQSKLQNAISEVTRSLIYAQRAEEIYDLVGESTVGMLDSLNQQFLPAVRLTDVNITHAEPSSQEYRMDLAAPEMVRVAKEAYTYEYELQLRKEQNEGDLVKELAGLQETLSAIQAEIAGYQARMDTALERASHQATAQARQRLVEAESTANANAALLEAQALDIRALSAAEAPEILDYRFQQDLLNKLESVATRLPQVVQVGEQTDIDFLALAQQLVGGKGAALFSADDMAAIRARLDDIGERVRGREHEIAALLKKAAADVSEPQAPPEPDAELERTVERLLPGKGEI; this is encoded by the coding sequence ATGTCACGACCCAGAGAGGCACTGATCCAGGCAGGGCAGGGCATGGCCCAAGCGGTTGCCCAAGGGGGTGACGTACGGCAGGCGATGGGGCAGGCAGTGGGCCAGTTCGTCGACCAGGCCGGGCAGCTGGCCGGCCAGGCCCGGGGCTTCGCGCTGAACCCGCACGACTTCGCCGCGGCCCGTGACGGCGGCGTGTCCGTCGGCACCGTCATCGAGGCCAGAACGGCGTCGCTGAACGAGGCCGGCGAGATCGTCAACCGCAGCTTCACCGAGAACGGCATGCACGTCATCTCACCCGTGGTGATCCCCAAGGGCACCACCGCGAAGGTGATCGTGCCGCTGGGCATCCTGGTGGTGCTCGGCCTGATCGGCGCGCTCGGCAACGTCATCCCCAACACCGATCTCATCTTCGGGCCGCACTACTGGGTGGTGCTGGTCCTGGCGGCCGCGTTCCTGTGGTGGCGGCGCAGCGTGGTGATGGTGCCCGAGGGCTGCAAGGCGCTGATCACCAAGTTCGGCAAGCTGGTGCACATCGCGGACCCGGGCCGGGTGACGCTGTTCAACCCGTGGAAGCGGGTCAGCTACATCGTCAACACCACCCGCGAGTACCCGTTCAACGCCCCGATCAGCGAGGCCCCGACCCAGCAGGGCGTCAAGGCGAGCGTGGACCTGTTCCTGCAGTTCAGGATCGAGAACCCGGCGGAGTTCATCTTCGTGCTCGGCTCGGTCAGCGGCTTCCAGTCCAAGCTCCAGAACGCCATCAGCGAGGTCACCCGCTCCCTCATCTACGCCCAGCGGGCCGAGGAGATCTACGACCTGGTCGGCGAGAGCACGGTCGGCATGCTGGACAGCCTCAACCAGCAGTTCCTGCCCGCCGTACGGCTCACCGACGTGAACATCACGCACGCCGAGCCGTCCAGCCAGGAGTACCGGATGGACCTGGCCGCCCCCGAGATGGTCCGCGTCGCCAAGGAGGCCTACACCTACGAGTACGAGCTCCAGCTGCGCAAGGAGCAGAACGAGGGCGACCTGGTCAAGGAGCTGGCCGGGCTGCAGGAGACGCTGAGCGCCATCCAGGCGGAGATCGCCGGCTACCAGGCCCGCATGGACACCGCGCTCGAACGCGCCAGCCACCAGGCCACCGCACAGGCCAGGCAGCGCCTGGTCGAGGCCGAGTCCACGGCCAACGCCAACGCCGCGCTCCTGGAGGCGCAGGCGCTGGACATCCGGGCGCTGTCGGCCGCCGAGGCGCCCGAGATCCTCGACTACCGCTTCCAGCAGGACCTGCTGAACAAGCTGGAGTCGGTCGCCACCAGGCTGCCGCAGGTGGTGCAGGTGGGCGAGCAGACCGACATCGACTTCCTGGCCCTGGCACAGCAGCTCGTGGGCGGCAAGGGCGCCGCGCTGTTCTCCGCCGACGACATGGCCGCGATCCGCGCCAGGCTCGACGACATCGGCGAGCGGGTACGCGGCCGCGAGCACGAGATCGCCGCCCTGCTCAAGAAGGCCGCCGCCGACGTGAGCGAGCCCCAGGCCCCGCCGGAGCCGGACGCGGAGCTGGAGCGGACCGTCGAACGCCTGCTGCCCGGGAAGGGGGAGATCTGA
- a CDS encoding SPFH domain-containing protein, with the protein MTREFSKIKESLASWSDIRQLLRGGEQGQLVPVVIPKDRRGFAWMALVFLAVYFAGMAILTDLTVIAALAALFFLAVALVTMWRKAIIEIEEGTTGVRSRWGAITGVLPPGRHYLWLPWDRVDAVVDTSTEIPYSAPIVACPTAENVPLKSIEFFLKFRIVDPVAFVRTIGAGNFDLVLSSAVQDAIRQRSRRVNTERAYDLRGSDVGDMQDALNRQLGRYGVRITGANIPDVQLPDQYQQHLATREKVAKELSAYEREWELTRKRRIDTLLMEIERSKKTRDARVVEVKAAHNKARKDVARMLEEQETEAQRVTWEIEARGRAELTAAENEAKALRRLAESYRDNRAVLQYELARKRLDVGAKLAENAPQPLVVRTQQGQADSALSTLLLAQLLPRISGTGTGHVNGHTPSA; encoded by the coding sequence ATGACACGCGAGTTCTCCAAGATCAAGGAGTCGCTGGCCTCCTGGAGCGACATCCGTCAGCTGCTGCGCGGCGGCGAGCAGGGCCAGCTCGTGCCCGTCGTGATCCCCAAGGACCGGCGCGGCTTCGCGTGGATGGCGCTGGTGTTCCTGGCGGTCTACTTCGCCGGGATGGCGATCCTGACGGACCTCACCGTCATCGCCGCGCTGGCGGCGCTGTTCTTCCTGGCCGTGGCGCTGGTCACGATGTGGCGCAAGGCCATCATCGAGATCGAGGAGGGCACCACCGGCGTACGCAGCCGCTGGGGCGCCATCACCGGCGTCCTCCCGCCGGGCCGCCACTACCTCTGGCTGCCGTGGGACCGGGTGGACGCGGTCGTCGACACCTCCACCGAGATCCCGTACTCGGCGCCGATCGTGGCCTGCCCGACCGCCGAGAACGTGCCGCTGAAGTCGATCGAGTTCTTCCTCAAGTTCCGCATCGTGGACCCGGTCGCGTTCGTCCGCACGATCGGCGCCGGCAACTTCGACCTGGTGCTCTCCAGCGCGGTCCAGGACGCGATCAGGCAACGTAGCCGCAGGGTCAACACCGAGCGCGCGTACGACCTGCGCGGCTCCGACGTCGGCGACATGCAGGACGCGCTCAACCGCCAGCTCGGCCGGTACGGCGTGCGCATCACGGGCGCGAACATCCCCGACGTCCAGCTGCCCGACCAGTACCAGCAGCATCTGGCCACCCGCGAGAAGGTGGCCAAGGAGCTCTCGGCCTACGAGCGCGAGTGGGAGCTGACCCGCAAGCGCCGTATCGACACCCTGCTGATGGAGATCGAGCGCTCCAAGAAGACCCGTGACGCCCGCGTCGTCGAGGTCAAGGCCGCCCACAACAAGGCGCGCAAGGACGTGGCGCGCATGCTGGAGGAGCAGGAGACCGAGGCGCAGCGGGTGACGTGGGAGATCGAGGCGCGCGGCCGGGCCGAGCTGACCGCCGCCGAGAACGAGGCCAAGGCGCTGCGCCGGCTGGCCGAGTCGTACCGGGACAACCGGGCCGTGCTGCAGTACGAGCTGGCCCGCAAGCGCCTCGACGTGGGCGCCAAACTCGCGGAGAACGCCCCCCAGCCGCTGGTCGTACGGACGCAGCAGGGCCAGGCGGACTCCGCGCTGTCGACCCTCCTCCTCGCCCAGTTGCTCCCCCGCATCTCGGGCACGGGTACCGGCCACGTGAACGGCCACACACCTTCCGCATAG